The DNA segment GACTATTTGGAGACCAATTTATCGAATAACAAGTATTTGGGCATGATTTCGCAATTATTGGAGTTGGAATCCCGGGGCTGGGGGGTTGTATTCTTGGCGGACGAACGAATGAAGTTAATAATTGGGTCAGAAATACGGGTCAGGACCGGCGACAATGAAGTTTATTCGACCTAACAAAATCCTTCATAGCATTATAGGAAGGCTCATATGACACTAAATAAGAAGGGAACCAAATTAACCCCGAAACCGAAATCCGCAGTTCTTAAAGAACTAGTAAAATCCCGAGATGATTTTTGGAATCTATATAATCGGCGCCATTGGGACGAGGCTCGCAAGCAAGCGGGATATGGGGTTTATTATTGTACTAGGCACGGTGTAACGGATCTTGTCAGCCATTTTATTGCCCTTATCTATTTCCTGGATTATGATTATAATAATGCAGAAAAGCTATTGGCTTCGGTCGTCGACAACATGGACAAATCCATTCCTAAGGAGCTTCCCTATTTAAACGCTTATGAAGATTATGCCTTAACGCTGCAATTGATGTTTTCTTACAGAAAGGCGGAGTCCGCGTATTATAATTTGCTGCAATTGTATGACAATAGTGGAATCACGCCCAAAATAAGGACATTTGTAAGAGCCGCCTCTTTATTTGAAGCAATTGAGGATGACTATAAATATTCTGAGATGATGAAAAGAGCAGAAAAGAGCGGATCGGCAAACGTCCTGTATTTACAAAACTCTCTTGTTAAGAAATGGCGCGAACTCCTTGTCATGAGTCAAGAGTCCGACAAGAGAGATCAATGGCTGACGGATATGGAACAAATACTTCAAAAAATAACATCCCTGACGGCGGAGCCGGAAAAAGACGGCACATTAATGAATGACACCGGGGTCATGTGCTACCTAAAAGAGCAGTATTCTGAGAGTATTCAGTATTTTGATAAAGCTATTCAAATAAACGAATCGATAACTTATCCAACCATGAATAAAGGACTGGCCACATATCGGCAAGGATCTGATTTGCATTTGGAAAAGTTTGATGAAGCCAAAATGTTATTTGATAAGGCCAGAACTCTATTTCTTAAATCAAACGATATGGCGGGGGCGGAAAATGCAAATTTATTTATGAATTTGTGTGAATTGAAGAATAAGGGACTGCAAAAGGCTGAAAAGATTGATGGATGCTTTTTGGAACTCCTGCTAGATTTGGTTGACACCTTTAATCATGCGGAAAATTTCATTACCGGAAGACATATTCATAAGAGTAGATTTCAAGAGGGACTATTGAGAGAAACCGATAAAGGGCATCCCAAAAATGCCTTTTATGTCTTGAGTGGTTTGCATAGCTATGTTCCCACTTTCGGTGTAAAAAGGCTCCATCGTGGCGGGGGTTATTATTTAAGATGGCAAGGTTCCGGGATAGTAATTGATCCTGGATTTGGCTTTGTAAACAATTTTGCCGAAAGCGGACTTAGCCTTAAGGAAATTGACACAATTATTATCACTTCATCTCTTCTGGATCATTCCTGCGAGCTTGAGAGTCTTCTTGCATTATTCACATATATGAGGGAATTACGATATGGCTCCGAGTCTGATAGGTTTATGATGGAGACATTTCTGAAAGATCGCATTCCTCCGGTAGATAAAAAGGTTCGGCTGATCTTAACTCCAGATGCGTTTGAAAAATATGGAGGCTTCATTAATAAGGCATATCATTCTATCATTAAGGAAATAATTGAATTAAGCGATAAACAGGGAGAGTACGAAATTAAAGAATCCCTTCTCTGGAATCGCAGCTGCTCAATAAGACTTAAGCCATTCAAGGGAGTAATAAATACATATTCAAATATAGATAAGCCATTCGGATTTCTTTTGGAAATGTATCAGGAAGATAATGACAAACCTTTCAGATTAGGATATACTTCGGATACACAATGGATTAATGAAATTGAGCGACACTTTGCCAATTGTGACCTATTGGTTGGAAACATCGGCCCCATTGAACCGATAGAATTTAAGTCGGCAGGTCAGAGAGATACCAAATTGAGCCCCAGCCATCTGGGGTTGTATGGCTGTTTTAGAGTAATGAAATTTGTCAGGCCCAGATTATTTCTGGTGGCGGAAGTTGGCAGGGAGCTGTACAAATTAAGAGGCAAATTGATGGGCTATTTCAACAGCGAAAAGTATCAAAATGGGGATACAGTCGGCAAAACAAGGGCCTTATCTACAACGATGGGGATGATTATCAACCTTGACGATCTGACAGTGAAGGCAGAAGGACTTGATCAATTCAGTGAATTTGTGAAAGTCATTGAGGAATATGATCCGTGCCAGAATAAATACCTTTACAGGTTGAAGAACGGCGCTGCAGGCCATTCATAATATTGAAGCGGAAAGATCATGAAATGCCAGGAGATCGGGATTTTAAATTCCGGTTTATAGACTAATTATTGGATTGCCTACCCGTGATTTGCAGCATAAATGACTGATTGTTGGCTCAACTTACTCGAGCCAAAATTAACTCCCAAAGATTCTTATTCAGCAATCAAACCTATGGCTTTGAATCTTACATTCATCCGCTTATGCCTATGGATCACATAGTCTTACGTGATTGATGAGTGCTGTTGCTACCCGGTCTCCAAAAAATATTAAAAAAATCCTGAAGTCAGACTGCCGTATTCTGTCAGGGGTGATGCTTATAATTAAATAATAGAAATTGGGTGAATTATCAAATTCGTCAAAGGCTACTTAGCATAACCGGATAAAGAATGAGCTCAAAAAGGCTACATGGCAAATGAAAGTTACAGTTAAGAAATGCTTTGGAGAAGTATGTCAGCCCCAACTGAAGACAACTCTGATCT comes from the Candidatus Zixiibacteriota bacterium genome and includes:
- a CDS encoding hypothetical protein (Evidence 5 : Unknown function) codes for the protein MTLNKKGTKLTPKPKSAVLKELVKSRDDFWNLYNRRHWDEARKQAGYGVYYCTRHGVTDLVSHFIALIYFLDYDYNNAEKLLASVVDNMDKSIPKELPYLNAYEDYALTLQLMFSYRKAESAYYNLLQLYDNSGITPKIRTFVRAASLFEAIEDDYKYSEMMKRAEKSGSANVLYLQNSLVKKWRELLVMSQESDKRDQWLTDMEQILQKITSLTAEPEKDGTLMNDTGVMCYLKEQYSESIQYFDKAIQINESITYPTMNKGLATYRQGSDLHLEKFDEAKMLFDKARTLFLKSNDMAGAENANLFMNLCELKNKGLQKAEKIDGCFLELLLDLVDTFNHAENFITGRHIHKSRFQEGLLRETDKGHPKNAFYVLSGLHSYVPTFGVKRLHRGGGYYLRWQGSGIVIDPGFGFVNNFAESGLSLKEIDTIIITSSLLDHSCELESLLALFTYMRELRYGSESDRFMMETFLKDRIPPVDKKVRLILTPDAFEKYGGFINKAYHSIIKEIIELSDKQGEYEIKESLLWNRSCSIRLKPFKGVINTYSNIDKPFGFLLEMYQEDNDKPFRLGYTSDTQWINEIERHFANCDLLVGNIGPIEPIEFKSAGQRDTKLSPSHLGLYGCFRVMKFVRPRLFLVAEVGRELYKLRGKLMGYFNSEKYQNGDTVGKTRALSTTMGMIINLDDLTVKAEGLDQFSEFVKVIEEYDPCQNKYLYRLKNGAAGHS